The following coding sequences lie in one Palaemon carinicauda isolate YSFRI2023 chromosome 7, ASM3689809v2, whole genome shotgun sequence genomic window:
- the LOC137643732 gene encoding uncharacterized protein produces the protein MGFKTMTEIQAKAIPPLLEGKDLRGTAKTGAGETLVFALHVVELLSTLQFKPRNGTGAIIISPNRELSMQTFTVLTELMQERSQTLGLIMGGANRKAEVEKLGKGCHA, from the exons ATGGGCTTTAAGACTATGACAGAAATCCAGGCAAAGGCCATTCCCCCTCTTTTGGAAGGCAAGGATTTACGAGGAACAGCCAAGACTGGTGCTGGAGAAACTCTGGTATTTGCACTACATGTTGTTGAACTCCTGTCAACTTTGCAGTTCAAGCCCAGAAAtg GTACTGGAGCTATCATCATATCCCCCAACCGTGAATTGTCCATGCAGACCTTCACTGTGTTGACGGAACTTATGCAAGAAAGATCTCAGACTTTGGGACTCATTATGGGAGGTGCTAATCGCAAAGCAGAAGTAGAAAAGCTTGGTAAAG